A window of the Syntrophothermus lipocalidus DSM 12680 genome harbors these coding sequences:
- a CDS encoding HlyD family secretion protein produces MLKKLTGVWSRLSKKTKLAAVAIAVLLVGIAGWKLIGAGSKDTGYITYQASYADIVQTATASGQVEPVQSVTLTFKSQGYVQECKVKVGDTVKAGQVLAVERSEDLETALEQAQASLDNARASYNRLVSAYPHKVAQAQAQVDQSKSSLDMAKAEFERAQPLFEAGVISQSDLDSARASYQSALSQYQNALSNLELTKDKGDIEVAAAQLKSAEAQVAQAQNNLKNCVMTAPFDGFVAAITGNTGQWTAAGTASEASSSQFSITVSSTELQLAAQVNEADISKVKVGQKVTFTVNAYPDREFSGKLLSLSPLATTSNNVQVYDAVISIDDYQDLRAGMPASITIIVGEAKNVLAVPQSALDYGETYLASNRSLSKTGTDVRSSSSQARSQTKETSNFSGRATNQASNRKPIVVLVDGKEALKWVETGLSDDVSIEIKSGLKEGEVVITSKVNSTATSTSSTSTRSSTRNNAGPAFPGGPFMH; encoded by the coding sequence ATGTTGAAAAAATTAACCGGCGTTTGGTCGCGGCTATCAAAGAAAACTAAGCTGGCCGCGGTAGCGATAGCCGTATTGCTGGTCGGAATCGCGGGTTGGAAACTTATTGGGGCCGGGTCTAAAGACACCGGGTACATAACCTACCAGGCAAGTTATGCCGACATCGTTCAAACTGCAACCGCCTCAGGTCAGGTTGAACCGGTCCAGAGCGTGACCCTGACCTTCAAATCCCAGGGTTATGTTCAAGAATGTAAGGTCAAAGTCGGGGACACCGTCAAGGCCGGGCAGGTCCTGGCTGTAGAAAGGAGCGAGGACCTCGAAACCGCCCTTGAACAAGCCCAGGCCAGTCTCGACAATGCCCGGGCCAGCTACAACCGACTTGTTTCCGCCTACCCTCATAAGGTAGCCCAGGCTCAGGCCCAGGTAGACCAAAGCAAGAGCAGTCTCGATATGGCCAAGGCAGAATTCGAACGAGCCCAACCTTTGTTCGAGGCAGGGGTAATTTCTCAGTCGGATTTAGATTCGGCCCGCGCCAGCTACCAATCGGCTCTCTCCCAGTACCAGAACGCCCTCAGCAACCTGGAACTCACCAAAGACAAAGGAGACATCGAAGTAGCTGCTGCCCAGTTAAAATCAGCCGAAGCCCAGGTAGCCCAAGCCCAAAACAACCTGAAAAACTGCGTCATGACCGCCCCGTTTGACGGTTTCGTCGCCGCCATCACCGGCAATACCGGGCAGTGGACCGCGGCCGGTACCGCTTCTGAAGCCAGCTCTTCCCAGTTCAGCATCACCGTCTCCTCCACCGAACTCCAACTGGCGGCCCAGGTAAACGAAGCCGACATCAGCAAAGTCAAAGTAGGGCAGAAAGTAACGTTCACAGTCAACGCCTATCCCGATCGGGAATTTTCGGGCAAGCTGTTGTCCCTTTCCCCGCTGGCCACTACTTCCAACAACGTCCAGGTCTATGACGCGGTCATCAGCATCGACGATTACCAGGATTTGAGAGCCGGGATGCCGGCGTCCATCACCATAATCGTTGGCGAGGCCAAAAACGTCCTGGCTGTGCCCCAGTCCGCCCTCGACTATGGAGAGACCTACCTGGCATCCAACCGGTCGCTTTCAAAGACTGGGACTGACGTCAGGTCCAGCTCGTCCCAAGCCCGGTCCCAAACCAAAGAAACCTCGAACTTTTCCGGCCGGGCCACGAACCAGGCCTCGAATCGAAAACCCATAGTTGTACTGGTCGACGGCAAAGAGGCCCTCAAATGGGTGGAAACGGGCCTGTCAGATGACGTGAGTATCGAGATCAAGTCCGGGTTGAAAGAAGGCGAGGTAGTTATAACCAGCAAGGTCAACTCGACGGCTACCTCCACCAGTTCGACCAGCACCAGATCGTCCACCCGGAACAACGCTGGGCCAGCCTTCCCCGGCGGCCCGTTCATGCACTAG
- a CDS encoding TolC family protein — MRKSLVIALTVLFGMLSICPPARAADQTQSLTLEQAVEMALSYSPSLKTKELSLEQAEYEREAAATAVSYTPTGQADAETEKAFNNLVQKDLNWQVAKKEFASQKDSVTIQVYQAYFNVLQAQAALTAAEKSYAYADYQKRAAVLKHQFGKASLLEVKQQENSCQAAQAQLETAKQNLEDAYLKLDQLIGLSSSARPVLTDEPAYDPVEITSIEAEVSRALDESPTVKRAQLSVNQAQIALDIYSFSNAEYNSYKAQQLSIPMAEQNLVSAKNQLEQQVRSLYSSITQLEKNYQNLLSQSQTAQQNLEWTQLKLKYGAASRMEVAQAEAEAAKAYQSLLEAKCQHAVLAKAFATPWAYSGS, encoded by the coding sequence ATGCGAAAATCCCTGGTAATCGCCTTAACCGTACTGTTCGGCATGCTGTCTATTTGTCCCCCGGCCAGGGCAGCGGACCAAACTCAATCCCTGACCCTCGAGCAGGCGGTTGAAATGGCCTTGTCCTACAGTCCTTCGCTCAAGACCAAAGAGCTTTCTTTGGAACAGGCGGAGTACGAACGGGAAGCAGCGGCCACGGCTGTCAGCTACACCCCGACCGGGCAGGCGGACGCCGAGACCGAAAAAGCCTTCAACAACCTGGTTCAGAAAGACCTCAACTGGCAGGTAGCGAAAAAGGAGTTCGCGTCCCAAAAAGATTCGGTAACCATCCAAGTATATCAGGCATATTTCAACGTGCTTCAAGCCCAGGCAGCTCTAACGGCAGCCGAAAAGAGTTACGCTTATGCCGACTACCAGAAGAGAGCTGCCGTTCTCAAGCACCAGTTCGGCAAAGCCAGCCTCTTGGAAGTGAAACAGCAAGAAAATTCGTGTCAAGCCGCGCAGGCCCAACTGGAGACCGCTAAGCAAAATTTGGAAGACGCGTATCTGAAGCTCGACCAACTGATAGGCCTGTCGTCTTCGGCCCGTCCCGTGCTCACAGACGAACCCGCATACGACCCAGTCGAAATCACCAGCATCGAGGCCGAAGTATCCCGAGCCCTGGATGAAAGCCCGACCGTAAAACGGGCCCAGCTCTCCGTCAACCAGGCCCAGATAGCCCTGGACATATACAGCTTCAGTAATGCTGAATACAATTCATACAAAGCCCAACAACTGTCGATCCCTATGGCCGAGCAGAACCTGGTCTCAGCCAAGAACCAGCTCGAGCAGCAGGTACGCTCACTCTACAGCAGCATAACCCAGCTTGAGAAGAACTACCAAAACCTGCTCAGCCAGTCCCAAACCGCCCAGCAGAACCTGGAGTGGACCCAGCTCAAACTCAAGTACGGAGCCGCCAGCCGCATGGAAGTAGCCCAGGCAGAAGCCGAAGCGGCTAAAGCCTACCAATCCCTGCTCGAGGCCAAATGCCAGCACGCGGTCCTAGCCAAAGCCTTCGCCACCCCCTGGGCGTACAGTGGGAGTTAA
- a CDS encoding PepSY-associated TM helix domain-containing protein, with amino-acid sequence MILKTIRKLHLWTGVIVAVFLLLQSITGLILANSHWSGQGPPRAGFDASLGLNESTQVGTPGWEGPGLQRGRAGSGGPYAGGRDLGTLAVIRALHEGRAGNYDFSLLLDVVAIGFILVTITGLILAYKVLKRPKEKARLKNGDARHEIPEAPAGDATTPDNGAYAPGSNVNEDSPDRAKGE; translated from the coding sequence ATGATTTTGAAGACTATTCGCAAACTACACCTCTGGACGGGGGTCATCGTAGCCGTATTCCTTTTGCTGCAGTCGATAACCGGCCTCATCCTGGCCAACTCTCACTGGTCTGGTCAAGGGCCGCCCAGAGCGGGGTTCGATGCAAGCCTCGGGTTGAATGAAAGCACCCAAGTAGGCACGCCAGGATGGGAAGGCCCAGGGTTGCAAAGAGGAAGAGCCGGCTCCGGCGGGCCGTACGCGGGCGGCCGAGATCTGGGTACTCTGGCAGTGATTAGGGCCCTGCACGAAGGACGGGCCGGCAATTATGATTTCTCGCTGCTCTTAGATGTGGTTGCCATCGGTTTCATACTGGTGACCATAACCGGGCTTATTCTCGCTTATAAGGTGCTTAAACGGCCAAAAGAAAAAGCACGATTGAAAAACGGCGATGCGCGGCACGAAATCCCCGAAGCTCCAGCCGGGGATGCCACGACACCTGACAATGGCGCGTATGCACCCGGCTCGAACGTAAATGAGGACTCCCCTGATCGTGCAAAAGGGGAATAA
- a CDS encoding ATP-binding protein yields the protein MRANLFTKLMASYLAITLVTLIAVGLATSQLLANYFYTSKQHELERKGQELALLVSAYLEGNPEQPIDPMLVTLGHFLNARVLLVDKENLQLASAGVPLHPPLWLTAGEAERILNGETISSRGYHKRFQEAVLSVTVPVYAQDQVAGALAIAAPIAGLTATINAIRSLILYAAAAAVVLSALVGTWLSRSISRPLSQMSRITREMAKGNFDQRIEVTTSDEVGQLAQDFNYLAESLDATVTALFREKSKIESILAHMAEGVLAVDGQGQVILANTAISRTLAVKPEDIINRPLSELPFSGIPEVFASVTDSGEPRSAELDLNGGKTCVLIHVAPLTNGAGKISGAVGVLQDITDIKNLEVWRRDLVANVSHELRTPLTSIRGFIEAILDGTISDPEAQRHYLKVIHQETVRLTRLIRELLDLAQMEAGKIVWELHPIEVSELVSRVLFKLGPQLEQHQISVKVDISQSLPLMLANEDRMEQVLTNLVENAIRYSPPGKTVTVKAGSDNGLVQIEVSDEGPGIPEEDLPYIWDRFHRVEKSRSRSLGGTGLGLAIVKQIVEAHGGKVGVHSQPGQGSTFFFSIPAVPAEN from the coding sequence ATGCGTGCAAACCTCTTTACCAAGTTGATGGCTTCTTACCTCGCTATAACCCTGGTAACCTTGATAGCGGTCGGGCTCGCTACTTCTCAACTATTAGCCAACTATTTTTACACATCCAAACAGCATGAGCTCGAACGAAAAGGGCAGGAATTAGCGCTACTAGTATCCGCGTACCTCGAAGGTAACCCAGAACAACCGATAGATCCCATGCTGGTTACCCTCGGCCATTTTCTGAATGCCCGCGTGCTGTTAGTCGATAAAGAAAACCTGCAACTGGCAAGCGCCGGTGTTCCGCTTCACCCGCCCCTTTGGCTGACAGCCGGGGAGGCCGAGCGCATCCTCAACGGGGAGACCATCAGTTCTCGCGGGTACCACAAGCGTTTTCAGGAAGCCGTGCTTTCGGTTACAGTTCCGGTGTATGCGCAAGACCAAGTGGCAGGAGCCCTGGCCATAGCCGCACCGATCGCGGGTTTAACTGCTACCATCAACGCCATCCGGTCCCTCATCCTTTACGCGGCAGCAGCAGCCGTGGTGCTCTCAGCCCTGGTAGGAACGTGGCTCTCTCGCTCCATATCCCGTCCTCTTAGCCAAATGAGCCGGATAACCCGCGAAATGGCCAAAGGTAACTTTGACCAGCGAATCGAAGTTACCACCAGTGACGAAGTAGGCCAACTGGCCCAGGATTTCAATTACCTGGCAGAGTCTTTAGATGCCACCGTAACCGCTCTTTTCCGAGAAAAGAGCAAGATTGAAAGCATTCTCGCTCACATGGCAGAAGGGGTGTTGGCTGTGGACGGACAAGGTCAAGTTATCCTCGCCAATACCGCCATCTCCAGAACCTTAGCCGTGAAGCCGGAAGACATCATTAACCGCCCGCTCTCCGAACTGCCGTTTTCGGGAATACCTGAGGTTTTTGCGAGCGTGACTGATTCAGGAGAACCGCGCTCGGCTGAGTTGGATCTGAACGGCGGGAAAACTTGTGTCCTGATCCATGTTGCTCCTTTGACCAACGGCGCAGGCAAAATAAGCGGTGCCGTAGGCGTGCTCCAGGACATAACCGATATCAAAAACCTCGAGGTCTGGCGCCGTGACTTGGTAGCCAACGTCTCGCACGAACTGCGCACCCCCCTGACCTCGATCCGGGGATTTATAGAAGCCATATTAGACGGCACCATCAGCGACCCCGAGGCCCAAAGACACTACCTAAAGGTGATCCACCAAGAAACAGTTCGTTTAACCCGGTTAATCCGCGAGCTGTTAGACCTGGCCCAGATGGAAGCGGGTAAGATCGTATGGGAACTCCATCCAATCGAAGTTAGCGAGCTGGTGAGCCGCGTCCTTTTCAAGCTGGGGCCGCAACTCGAGCAACACCAGATCTCGGTAAAAGTCGATATTTCACAGAGCTTGCCGCTGATGCTGGCTAACGAAGACCGCATGGAGCAGGTGTTAACTAACCTGGTAGAGAATGCCATCCGTTACTCTCCTCCCGGCAAAACGGTGACCGTCAAGGCCGGTTCAGACAACGGATTGGTTCAAATCGAAGTTAGCGACGAAGGTCCAGGAATCCCCGAGGAAGACCTGCCATATATATGGGATAGGTTTCACCGGGTGGAGAAATCTCGTTCCCGCAGCCTGGGCGGGACCGGGCTGGGCCTGGCTATCGTCAAGCAAATAGTAGAGGCTCACGGCGGGAAAGTTGGGGTTCATAGCCAGCCCGGGCAAGGATCGACTTTCTTTTTTTCCATCCCGGCAGTACCTGCGGAGAACTGA
- a CDS encoding response regulator transcription factor has protein sequence MASTILVVEDEELVQELLRLYLEKEGYAVEAAWDGEEALSKFRSNNPDLVILDIMLPKKDGWTVCREIRAMSNAPIIMLTAKGEESDRVLGLDLGADDYVCKPFSPIELVARVKAVLRRTSLANQDGNRVLFYPGLTVNYDSHLVEVDGRRVSLTPKEFELLWFLASHPGKVYSREQLLSYVWDYDYLGDPRTVDTHIKRLREKLESGVKQRYIRTVWGRGYKFEVAE, from the coding sequence ATGGCTTCCACCATTCTCGTCGTAGAAGATGAAGAGCTGGTTCAAGAACTACTGAGATTGTATTTAGAGAAAGAAGGGTATGCCGTCGAAGCGGCCTGGGACGGAGAAGAGGCTCTCAGCAAATTCCGGTCGAATAACCCGGACCTCGTAATTCTTGACATCATGCTGCCGAAAAAGGATGGCTGGACGGTGTGCCGGGAGATTCGCGCGATGAGCAATGCTCCCATTATCATGCTCACCGCCAAAGGAGAGGAGTCCGACCGGGTATTGGGGCTGGATTTGGGAGCCGACGACTACGTTTGCAAACCATTCAGCCCCATCGAGCTGGTCGCACGGGTCAAAGCCGTGCTGCGCCGTACCTCTTTGGCTAATCAAGATGGAAACAGGGTTTTGTTCTATCCAGGCCTGACTGTGAATTACGATAGTCACCTGGTTGAGGTTGACGGTCGCAGGGTTTCCCTTACCCCCAAAGAGTTCGAATTACTGTGGTTTCTCGCCAGCCATCCTGGGAAGGTGTATAGCAGAGAGCAACTGCTTTCCTACGTGTGGGATTACGATTACCTGGGGGACCCCCGCACAGTAGACACCCATATCAAACGGCTAAGAGAAAAGCTGGAATCAGGGGTCAAGCAGCGGTACATAAGAACAGTATGGGGACGAGGTTACAAGTTTGAGGTGGCAGAATAG
- a CDS encoding CoA transferase subunit A: MGRPEKISLKEAASLIKDGDLVAFSGFTIWRRPVALCYELVRQGRKNLHLFEVQGGFHSDMLVGAGCVKIWEGSWMGQEILGKVGENLSRKQCAGEILTEDFSHGHAVARIVAGSLGLPFFPTALAMGTDILNPKYDMLGNAGLRDGSNPKIPRKKYDVMKDPFYDMGELLLMPAVNPNWALIYAPYVGTEGTVRVLAQSYNDMDVIKASDKVIVICEEIVPDEYLRREPERNIASGYEIDYIVECPWAAHPTGSQYFYDTDAEFLRNFNKVRTQEEFDKWAEQWIFSCDSHMDYLKKLGVERLESLRAGVLGYSRRVKRGKR; this comes from the coding sequence ATGGGTAGACCAGAAAAAATCAGTCTCAAAGAGGCGGCCAGTTTGATCAAAGACGGCGACCTGGTAGCTTTTAGCGGGTTTACTATCTGGCGCCGTCCGGTAGCCCTGTGTTACGAGTTAGTGAGGCAGGGCAGGAAGAATTTGCATTTGTTCGAGGTTCAAGGTGGCTTCCACAGCGACATGCTAGTTGGGGCCGGGTGTGTCAAAATATGGGAAGGCAGCTGGATGGGGCAGGAAATCCTAGGAAAAGTAGGAGAAAACCTGTCGCGCAAGCAGTGTGCGGGAGAGATCCTCACCGAGGACTTCAGCCACGGTCATGCCGTTGCCCGCATAGTGGCAGGGTCTCTTGGGCTCCCCTTCTTTCCGACTGCCTTGGCTATGGGGACCGACATCCTCAATCCTAAGTACGATATGCTGGGGAATGCAGGTTTGAGAGACGGTTCCAATCCCAAGATACCGCGCAAGAAGTACGATGTCATGAAAGACCCGTTCTATGACATGGGAGAGCTTTTACTGATGCCGGCTGTGAACCCCAATTGGGCCTTGATTTATGCTCCCTACGTCGGCACCGAAGGCACTGTAAGAGTGCTGGCTCAGAGTTACAATGACATGGACGTCATCAAAGCATCCGACAAGGTTATCGTGATCTGCGAAGAAATAGTGCCTGATGAATACCTCCGCCGAGAACCCGAAAGAAACATTGCCTCCGGATATGAGATCGACTATATAGTCGAGTGTCCGTGGGCAGCCCATCCCACCGGTTCCCAGTATTTCTATGATACCGATGCAGAGTTTCTGAGGAATTTCAATAAGGTACGGACTCAAGAAGAGTTTGATAAGTGGGCTGAGCAATGGATATTCAGCTGTGACAGTCATATGGACTACCTGAAGAAACTCGGCGTTGAGCGTTTGGAAAGCTTGAGGGCTGGAGTATTGGGCTATTCTAGACGGGTGAAAAGGGGGAAGAGATAA
- a CDS encoding CoA-transferase subunit beta: MSAKTEYAKPGEFKPIDLLAAAAAREVKDGDVVFAGTGLPMLAITLAQYEHAPNAVCIYEAGSIGGRPIDIPTSVGDARCAYQASKSAGLFETFYGQLHAGYVDLGFLGGAEIDKYGNVNTTVVGDYARPKKRFSGSGGNADINSFARRTVFIMVQEKRRFNEHVDYITSPGWRIPRWPSGEFVHKREIYGKFFHGGPVAVITDMAIFRFDEEGLMYLDTVHPGFSVEDVKNNVSFDLNVSRVKGETLPPTYHQLELLYTKVDPEGIFLP; the protein is encoded by the coding sequence ATGAGTGCTAAGACCGAATACGCAAAGCCAGGCGAATTCAAGCCGATAGATCTGTTAGCTGCTGCGGCGGCTAGAGAAGTAAAGGATGGGGACGTGGTGTTTGCCGGTACAGGGCTGCCGATGTTGGCTATTACCTTGGCTCAGTACGAGCATGCGCCAAACGCGGTTTGCATATACGAAGCCGGGAGCATAGGAGGAAGACCCATTGACATACCGACTTCGGTAGGAGACGCTCGTTGTGCGTACCAGGCTTCGAAATCGGCTGGGTTGTTCGAGACTTTCTACGGGCAGTTGCACGCTGGTTATGTGGATCTCGGTTTCTTAGGCGGGGCGGAGATAGATAAGTACGGCAATGTCAATACCACGGTTGTTGGCGATTACGCTCGTCCTAAGAAGAGATTCAGCGGAAGCGGCGGCAACGCGGACATTAACTCCTTTGCTAGAAGGACCGTATTCATCATGGTTCAGGAAAAGCGCCGGTTTAACGAGCACGTCGACTATATAACCTCGCCCGGCTGGAGGATTCCCAGGTGGCCGAGTGGGGAATTTGTTCATAAGAGAGAAATCTACGGAAAATTCTTCCACGGAGGGCCGGTAGCGGTCATTACGGATATGGCTATTTTCCGTTTCGATGAAGAAGGGCTAATGTATTTGGATACAGTGCATCCCGGGTTCAGCGTGGAAGACGTTAAGAACAACGTTTCTTTCGACCTGAATGTATCTAGGGTGAAGGGTGAAACCTTACCTCCAACCTACCATCAATTGGAACTGCTGTATACTAAGGTTGACCCAGAAGGGATATTCTTACCGTAA
- the spoIIR gene encoding stage II sporulation protein R, protein MHRTLIVLLLFGTLLGLVNMEQMNQIQVYNQVLRLHVIANSDSRQDQALKLKVKDRIVTLMRKELDNVRDVEEARNRTRQCLPLIQKTAQAEIKNQGYDYPVRVLMGEYEFPTKLYGDMVFPQGRYEAVRVIIGEGRGHNWWCVLFPPLCLVSSQDQGLTLNADSAYSGYEVRLKLREIWKKEVRVTTN, encoded by the coding sequence TTGCACCGCACATTGATAGTACTCTTGCTTTTCGGCACCCTTCTGGGATTGGTGAACATGGAGCAAATGAATCAAATCCAGGTATACAACCAGGTTCTCAGGCTGCACGTGATTGCCAACAGCGATTCCCGACAAGACCAAGCCTTGAAGCTGAAAGTCAAAGACAGGATTGTCACTTTGATGCGAAAAGAGCTGGACAACGTCCGGGATGTTGAAGAAGCAAGAAACCGGACACGTCAATGCTTGCCTTTGATTCAGAAAACGGCGCAAGCGGAGATAAAAAACCAGGGATACGATTACCCCGTTCGCGTGTTGATGGGAGAGTATGAGTTCCCCACCAAGCTCTACGGGGATATGGTATTTCCCCAGGGGCGTTATGAAGCTGTAAGGGTAATTATCGGGGAGGGACGAGGACATAACTGGTGGTGCGTGCTGTTCCCGCCTTTGTGCCTGGTTTCTTCACAGGATCAAGGTTTAACCCTGAATGCGGACTCTGCATATTCTGGATATGAAGTGAGACTGAAGCTGCGGGAAATTTGGAAGAAAGAGGTGCGGGTCACGACTAATTAA